The genomic stretch CGACGTGGTGCAGCACTGGATCAGCCTGCGTCAGCGGCAATGCCAGTGGCCGCTGCTGCAGCCGCTGGCGGGGCATGATCGCGCCGCGCTGCTGCGCCAGATCGCGCCGCTGTCCATCGCGTGTCATGCCGACGACCCGATGATGCAACTGGCCGTCGCGCACGCGCATGTGGCGAAGGACCACGGCACACCGGATCGCTTCCGCGTCACGGCGGATTTCGCCGACCGCATCGGCCAGGTGCCGGGCCGCCGGCTGCGCGTGGGCTACCTGTCGTCCGACCTGCGCGAACACGCCATCGGTTCGCTTATGGCCGGGATGTTCGCCCTTCACGACCGCTCGCAGGTCGAGGTTTTAGCCTACTACTGCGGCGTCCCGCAGGAGGACGCGACCAAGGCGCGCATTCGCGATTCGGTCGAACACTGGCGTGACATCACGCCGATGGACGACGACGCGGCCGAGGCGCTGATGCTGGCCGATGGCGTGGATATCCTGGTGGACGTGAACGGTCATACGCGCAGCGCACGCACACGGCTTCTGGCGCGCCGGCCCGCGCCGATCATCGTCAACTGGCTGGGCTTTCCGGGCAGCATGGGCAGCCCCTACCACCACTACATCATCGCGGACCCCACCATCATTCCGCTGGGTCACGAACAGTTCTATTCCGAGCGCGTCGCGCGCCTGGCCTGCTACCAGCCAAACGACCGCGCGCGCCCGATGGGCGACACCCGCGCGCCGACCCGTGCCGAACACGGCTTGCCCGAGGACGCGACGGTCTTCTGTTCCTTAAACGGCACGCAGAAGATCACGCCCTTCGTCTTCGGCCGCTGGATGGCGATCCTGCGCGGCGCACCCGGCAGCGTCCTGTGGTTGCTGAAATCCTGCGACGAGGTCGAGGCCCGGCTGCGCGCCCAGGCCGCGGCCGCGGGTGTGACGCCCGAGCGCATCGTCTTCGCGCCCATCATGGGCAACCGCGCGCACCTGGCGCGCTACGCTCTGGTCGACCTGTTCCTCGATACGCTGCCCTATGGCGCGCACACCACGGCGTCGGATGCGCTCTGGATGGGCGTTCCGGTGCTGACCGTCCCGGGGCGGTCCTTCGCGGCGCGGGTCTGTGCCTCGCTCGTGCAGGCCGCCGGGCTGCCGGATTTCGTCTGCGACCGCGCGGAGGACTACGTCGCTCGCGCCATCGCCTTCGGTCGCGACCGTGCTGCGCTGGCGCCGTTCCGCGCGAGGCTGGTCGAAGGCCGCGGTAAGGCGCTGCTGTTCGACACGCCGCGTCTGGTGCGCGACCTGGAAGCGCTGTTCCGCGGCATGTGGGACGACTTCGCGCAGGGTCGCCTGCCGCAGCCGGATCTCACCAACCTCGATGCCTACCTGGAATGCGGGGCGGCCATGGACCATGACGGCGTGGAAGCCAGCTTCGACTCCACGCTGGACGACCGCTGGCGCGAAGCGGTTGCGCGACGGCATGCGTACGCACCGCTGCCGCGCGATGCGCGCTACCACCCGGCCGCGGGCTGAACGCCATGGCGCCGCTCGACACCACCGGCGAACCACTGGAGATCCTGCTGCCGCGCATCGAGGGCGCCGCACCGGCCGCCGCCATCGCCGCCTACAATGCCTGGCTGGCGGAGAACCCGTCCTCCCCGCAGCGCTTCGCGGCCTGGTTCAATCTTGGCGTCGTCCTCGCGCAGTCCGGCGATCGCGCCGCGGCCATGATCGCCTATCGCCAGGCGCTTTCGCTCAAGCCCGACCTGCACCAGGCGCAGGTGAACCTGGGCCTGGCATTGGAAGCGGAAGGCCGCGCCGACGAAGCGCTCGCGTTGTGGTCTGGCGCGTTGCAGCCCAACGAGGCACGCCTGCCCCTGCTCAACCACCAGGGCCGCCTGCTGGAGACACGCAAGGACTACGCCGGCGCCGAGCGCGCGCTGCGGGCCAGCCTGCTGATCGACCCGCGGCAGCCCGATGTGGTGCAGCACTGGTCGCACCTGCGTCAGAAGGGCTGCATGTGGCCGCTCGATGGTGGCGGTATACCGGGCCTCACGCCCGATGCGCTGGCGCTGCTGGGCGGGCCGCTCGGCGCGCTCGCGCTGACCGATGACCCGGCCCTGCAGCGGCGCATCGCCACCGCCTGGATCGACCGCAAGGTGCCTGCCGCGCCGGAGCGCCTGGCCCCTGTGCAGGGCTACCGCCACGCGCGCATCCGCGTGGGCTACCTGTCGTCGGATTTCTGCCGCCACGCCATGGGCTTCCTGATCGCCGGCCTGCTCGAACGCCACGACCGCAGCCGCTTCGACATCTACGGCTACTGCTCGACCGACGAAGACCGTTCCGACCTGCGCCGCCGCATCGTCTCCGCCTTCGACCACCACGTTCCGATCGGCCACCTGTCCGACGAAGCCGCCGCGCGCCGAATCCGCGCCGACGAGATCGACGTCCTGGTGGACCTCAATGGACTTACGCGTGGCGCGCGCCTGGCTGCGCTGCGCTGGAAGCCCGCGCCGGTGCAGGCGACCTACCTCGGCTATGTCGGCCCGGTGCCGATCCCCGAACTCGACTGGATGATCTGCGACAGCGTGGTGGTGCCGGCCGACCAGGCGGATCACTACGCGCCGCGCCCGCTGCCGCTCGATGGCCTGTACCAGGCGAATGACGATAGTGCGCCACCGCCCGCGCCGGCCAGCCGCACCGATGAAGGCCTGCCCGACGACGCCTTCGTGCTCGCCTGCTTCAACAACTTCTACAAGATCACGCCGGATGTGTTCGCCGCCTGGATGCGCATCCTGCACGGGTTGCCGAAGGCGCTGCTGTGGATGACCGATGACAACGCGACGGGCATCGCCAACCTGCGCGCCGCAGCGCAGGCCGCCGGCATCGCGCCCGATCGCATCCTGTTCGCCTCCCGCTGCGACCCGCAGCGCTATCTTGCACGGCTCGGCTGCGCCGACGTGTTCCTGGATACCTTTCCCTACAATGCCGGCACGGTGGCGTCCGATGCGCTGCGCATGGGGCTGCCGATCGTCACCCTGGCCGGGCGGTCCTTCGCGTCGCGCATGGCGGCCAGCCTGCTGACCGCGGCAGGGCTGACCGAGGGTGTCGCCACCACGCTCGACGACTACGTGGCGGCCGCGCTGCGCTACGGGCGCGATCCTGCCGCGCTGTCTGCCGCGCGCGCCGCGCTGTCCGGTGGCGCCTGGCTGCGCAGTGGCGGCAATGCGGAAGCCTTCACGCGGCGGATGGAGGCGGCGCTCAGCGCGATCCGGCTTTGACGCCGGGCCGCAGGTGCACCACCGGCAGCCCCACCGCCTCGGCTACCAGCGTGCGGTGGCAGGTCGCGGGATCCGCTTCCAGGCACAGCACGCACACACGCTGCCGCCGCGCCAGGTCCGACAGGTTCGCCAGCGCCGCCTGCGGCTCGTCGCCGGCCAGGTGCGCGGCGAATACGCGGCGCATCACCGCGGGCTTGCCGGCGCGCACCGCCGCGCGGCCTTCCGCGGGCGTGCCCAGCGCACGCAAGTGCAGGTAGCCGATGCCGGCCTGCTCCAGCGCGGCCGAGAGAGCGCGCTTGGCGAAGCCCGGCCGGCGGCTGTTCGCCAGCGCGCGGACATCCACCAGCGTCTCGATGCCTGCGTCGCGCAAGGCCGCGACCAGCGCGTCGGGTGTCGCACCCTCGTAGCCGATCGTGCTGATCGGCGCCGCCATGCCTAGCGCTTCACCGCCGCATGCGCGGCGAGGCACGCGACATCCAGCATCTGGTTCACCCCCGCCTGCATCGGCACGATCTGCGCGGAATGCGTCATGCCGGTCAGCAGCGGGCCGATCACCGTCGCGCCGGTCAGTTTCGGCACCGCCTTGGTCAGGATGTGCGCCGCGTGCATCCCAGGCATCACCAGCACATTCGCCGGCCCGGTCAGCCTGCAGAAGGGATACAGCGTGGCGCGCAGGCCGGGGTCGAGCGCCACATCGGCCGACATCTCGCCGTCGAATTCGAAATCCGCGCCTTTCTCGGACAGCAGGCGCACGGCATCGCGGATGGAACCCGGGATCGTCCCCCGCGGATCGCCGAAGGTCGAAAAGGACAGGAAGGCCACGCGCGGCTCCAGCCCCAGCCGGCGTGCCGCCGCGGCCGACCCGCGCGCGATGCCGGCCAGCGTCTCGGCATCCGGGCGTTCATGGATGGCGGTATCCGCCACCAGCACCGTGCCCGCGCGGCGCGACACCACGATCGATACGCCGAACACCACGCGGCCGGGCACCGGGTCGATCGCCATGGAGATGCCCTCCAGCGCCACCGAATACGATCGCGTAGACCCCGTCACGATCGCGTCCGCATCGCCCATCGCCACCATGCAGGCGCCGAAGACGTTGCGGTCCTGGTTCACCAGGCGCTGGCAGTCGCGCAGCAGGAAGCCGTCGCGCTGGCGCTTGGCATACAGGAATTCCGCGTAGCGCCGGTTGGAATCCGACAGCCGCGCGTTGTGGATCTCGATCCCCTCCGGCAGCGGGATCCCGATGGCGCTCGTGATCGCGGCGATGCGGTCCTCGCGCCCGACCAGGACCGGCGTGCCGAAGCCGGCATTGCGGTAGGCGATCGCGGCGCGGATGACCTTTTCCTCCTCGCCCTCGGCGAACACCACGCGGCGTGGATTCTGCCGCACGCTCTCGCTGATGGCTTCCATCGCGCCGGCAGTGGCATCCAGCCGCGTCGCCAGGTCCCGCGCATAGCGCTGCAGGTCCACCAGCGGGCGGCGGGCCACGCCGCTGTCGATGGCGGCCTTCGCCACGGCGGGCGACACGCGCGAGATCAGCCGCGGGTCGAAGGCGTTGGGGATGATGTATTCGGGCCCGAAGCGCAGCGCCAGGCCGGCACCCGCCCCGGCCACTTCCTCGGGCACGTCCTCGCGCGCCAGCATGGCGAGCGCTTCGGCCGCTGCGATCTTCATCGCGTCATTGATGGTGGATGCGCGCACATCGAGCGCCCCGCGGAAGATGAAGGGGAAGCCCAGCACGTTGTTGACCTGGTTGGGATAGTCCGACCGGCCGGTCGCGATGATGCAGTCCGGCCGCGCGGCACGGGCTTCATCGGGCGTGATCTCGGGATCGGGATTCGCCATGGCGAACAGGATCGGCTTCGGCGCCATGGCGCGCAGCATCTCGGGCGTCAGCGCGCCCTTCACCGACAGCCCGAAGAACACGTCGGCCCCATCCAGCGCCTGCATCAGGGTGCGCGCGGGCGTGGATGTCGCATGCGCGGACTTCCACTGGTTCATGCCCTCTGTGCGGCCGCGGTAGATCACGCCCTTGGTGTCGCACAGGATCACGTTCTCGGGCCGCATGCCCATGGCCTTGACCAGCTCGGCGCAGGCGATGGAGGCCGCGCCGGCGCCATTGATGACCAGCCGCGTGGTCTTGATGTCGCGGCCCGTCAGATGGATGGCGTTGATCAGCCCCGCTGCTGCCACGATCGCGGTGCCATGCTGGTCGTCATGAAAGACCGGGATGTCCATCAGTTCGCGCAGGCGCTGCTCGATCACGAAGCATTCCGGCGCCTTGATGTCCTCGAGGTTGATGCCGCCGAAGGACGGGCCGAGGTAGCGGATGGAATTGACGAAGGCGTCCACGTCCTCGGTGTCGACGCACAGGTCGATCGAATCGACATCCGCGAAGCGCTTGAACAGCGCCGCCTTGCCTTCCATCACCGGCTTGGACGCCAGCGCACCCAGATTTCCCAGCCCCAGCACCGCCGTGCCGTTGCTGATGACGGCCACGAAATTCCCCTTCGCCGTGTAGTCATACGCGAGCTTCGGGTCGCGATGGATGTGCAGGCAGGGTTCCGCCACGCCCGGCGAATAGGCCAGCGACAGGTCGCGCGCAGTGACCAGCGGCTTGGTGAGGCGGATCTCGAGCTTGCCCGGCCGCCCTTCCGCATGCATCGCGAGCGCCTCCTCCCCGGTGACGCGGGCGGTGCGCGTGTCTTCCGCTGGTGGCTTCACGTCATCCATGGTCGCAGATCTTCCCCGGGGCGCAGCTGGTGCGAACGCACATCATGGCCCCGCAGCGCGCCCCTTGCGACCCCCCGGCTTCGCAGGCGCGGTAGCCGGCCGGGCGGAGGCCATGCCACGGTTCCGCTTGCCGCGCATTGAAGCGCCGGGGGATCGCGCCGGGAGGGCCTTGCGGATGAAGCGTTCGGCCGGGCTCTTGGTGGCGGCCCTGGCGCTGCTGGCCGGCCCGGCCGTGGCCCAGCCCGAGCCCGCCGACCCGGCCCAGATCGCGCGCTGCAACGCCGTCTCGGCACGCGAAGCGGTGCGCGACCTGCGGCTTTCGGTCGTGCGCGCATTGCCCTATGCGCGCGACATCCTGGCGTATCATGGCGTGCGCGCCACGGTCTCGGGCGCGTCGCGCCAGGTCCGGGTCGAACTGCACCTGCGCGACGTCCGCGACCTGGCGCTGCCCAACGGCGCGCCGCCGGTCACCTACCTGCCCGAGATCGACGGCGCCGCCATCCTGCAGGACCGCCGCTCGCGTATCCCGGCGCTGTGGCGTGTCGATGCCGCGACCGTGGTCGCCGCAGACCGCGCCTACGACATCCGCGACGACGGGCCCGACGGCGCGCCGCGCCTCGAACCGGCTGACCCCGACCCCGTATTGGCGGATTACGACGTGGTCGGCCTGCATGCCGACGCGCATAGCGGCTTCGCCGCACTGGTGCTGGAGGCGCGCGGGCGCGCGGCACGGCAACCGCACCGCATCTACGCCATCGCCGGCACGCATGTGTTCGAACGCACCGACCTGCGCGGCTGGGCCTCGGGCCTCACCATGGGGCGCGCGCAGGTGCTTTCGAACGGCGCGCTGCGCATGGTGCGCGAGGCGGTGGACTACGCGACGCGCGGCGAGGTCTTCGTCACCGGCCAGAGCCAGGGTGGGCTCTCCGCGCAGGGCGTGGGGCACTTGGTGCAGTCGCTGCTTGATGCGCGAGGCGCGCCGCATAGCCTGGTGCACGTGGTCTCCTGGGGGGCCTCCGGCGCGCAGGAGACGCTGGTGCGGGCCATCAGTCGTGCGCGGGAAGGCGGCGGCCGCGGCTTCTCCCCGGCGATGGAACGCCACTGGGCCGCGACCGACCCGGGCCACGCCGCCGCCGCGCAGGTCTGGTCGACCATCGCCGCGCACTGGGCGCGCATCCCGCCGGGGCAGGAGGCCGCGCACCTGGCGGCCGTCGCGACGCGCATGCGATCGGTCGGCTACTTTTTCGAGATCGACCTGTTCGCGCGCGGCGGCACCTTCCTCGGCCAGCCCTTCGCCTTCCCCACCGCGCTGGTGTTGCCTGACGAATGCGACATGACGGTTGCCGAGCTCATCATCGGTGCCCAGGCCGGTCCTTTCGGGGTGCGGCTGGAATCGCACTTCCTGAAGGGCTATCGCCGCGCGGTCGGGCGTGGCGCCATCGCACTGGCGCGCCCCGCGCGGCCGCTGCGCTGGGAATGGTTCAGCGACCTGATGCCGACGCTCGAGGAGGCCGGCGCGGCCTGGCTCGACATCGTGCACCTGTCGAACCAAGCGACCACGCCGCGGCACTGGCAGTCCTGCACTGCCAGTGCCGAGTGGTTCACGCCCGCAAACCGCATCTGCCGCGCCGCCTGGTGGCCCGGCTGCGGTCCTCGCCCGCCGGAGGAGGAGCACTGGTGCCTGGTGCGCCACCCGGCACCACGCTGATCACCCCCGCCGCAGGTTCCACGGATAGGGCGAGGATCCTTCCAGCATGCCCGTGAGGTCGCGCCGGAACGCCGTGCGGATGCGGAACTGGCCGAGCGGCAGGAAGGCCGCGTCCTCCAGCGCATGGCGGCCCAATTCGCCGGCGAGCGCCTTCTGGCGTTCGGGATCGGTGGAGAACAGCCAGGCTTCCGCCAATTCCTCCGCGCGCGGGCTGGACCACCAGCCGAACCAGCCCTGCAGCCCCTGGCCGCGTACCAGGAAGGACAGCGCGGGATTGGCCCAGGCGGTGGCGCCGCCGGTCGTATGCAGCATCGACCAGCCGCCACGGTCCACCGGTTCGCGGTTGTTGCGCCGTTGCACCACGGTGCCCCAGTCGCTCTCGGCCAGGTCGATGTTCATCCCGATGCGCTTCAGCCTGTCGGCCGAGACCTGGCCGAGTGGCCCGATATCCGGGAAGTC from Roseomonas fluvialis encodes the following:
- a CDS encoding O-linked N-acetylglucosamine transferase yields the protein MARMGIAELVGSAQALATRGQVAMAAELYRDWVALNPDDPLLHAAEFNRGVLLAGLGDTHGAVEAFSAAIRRKPDFLPPYINLGAAYERLGAGAQAFGHWSHVTGSLAALNGDSITWKATALKQMAQMLEGARRLSEAEDTLRQVAELMPWQRDVVQHWISLRQRQCQWPLLQPLAGHDRAALLRQIAPLSIACHADDPMMQLAVAHAHVAKDHGTPDRFRVTADFADRIGQVPGRRLRVGYLSSDLREHAIGSLMAGMFALHDRSQVEVLAYYCGVPQEDATKARIRDSVEHWRDITPMDDDAAEALMLADGVDILVDVNGHTRSARTRLLARRPAPIIVNWLGFPGSMGSPYHHYIIADPTIIPLGHEQFYSERVARLACYQPNDRARPMGDTRAPTRAEHGLPEDATVFCSLNGTQKITPFVFGRWMAILRGAPGSVLWLLKSCDEVEARLRAQAAAAGVTPERIVFAPIMGNRAHLARYALVDLFLDTLPYGAHTTASDALWMGVPVLTVPGRSFAARVCASLVQAAGLPDFVCDRAEDYVARAIAFGRDRAALAPFRARLVEGRGKALLFDTPRLVRDLEALFRGMWDDFAQGRLPQPDLTNLDAYLECGAAMDHDGVEASFDSTLDDRWREAVARRHAYAPLPRDARYHPAAG
- a CDS encoding tetratricopeptide repeat protein yields the protein MAPLDTTGEPLEILLPRIEGAAPAAAIAAYNAWLAENPSSPQRFAAWFNLGVVLAQSGDRAAAMIAYRQALSLKPDLHQAQVNLGLALEAEGRADEALALWSGALQPNEARLPLLNHQGRLLETRKDYAGAERALRASLLIDPRQPDVVQHWSHLRQKGCMWPLDGGGIPGLTPDALALLGGPLGALALTDDPALQRRIATAWIDRKVPAAPERLAPVQGYRHARIRVGYLSSDFCRHAMGFLIAGLLERHDRSRFDIYGYCSTDEDRSDLRRRIVSAFDHHVPIGHLSDEAAARRIRADEIDVLVDLNGLTRGARLAALRWKPAPVQATYLGYVGPVPIPELDWMICDSVVVPADQADHYAPRPLPLDGLYQANDDSAPPPAPASRTDEGLPDDAFVLACFNNFYKITPDVFAAWMRILHGLPKALLWMTDDNATGIANLRAAAQAAGIAPDRILFASRCDPQRYLARLGCADVFLDTFPYNAGTVASDALRMGLPIVTLAGRSFASRMAASLLTAAGLTEGVATTLDDYVAAALRYGRDPAALSAARAALSGGAWLRSGGNAEAFTRRMEAALSAIRL
- a CDS encoding DUF488 family protein, whose translation is MAAPISTIGYEGATPDALVAALRDAGIETLVDVRALANSRRPGFAKRALSAALEQAGIGYLHLRALGTPAEGRAAVRAGKPAVMRRVFAAHLAGDEPQAALANLSDLARRQRVCVLCLEADPATCHRTLVAEAVGLPVVHLRPGVKAGSR
- a CDS encoding NADP-dependent malic enzyme, giving the protein MDDVKPPAEDTRTARVTGEEALAMHAEGRPGKLEIRLTKPLVTARDLSLAYSPGVAEPCLHIHRDPKLAYDYTAKGNFVAVISNGTAVLGLGNLGALASKPVMEGKAALFKRFADVDSIDLCVDTEDVDAFVNSIRYLGPSFGGINLEDIKAPECFVIEQRLRELMDIPVFHDDQHGTAIVAAAGLINAIHLTGRDIKTTRLVINGAGAASIACAELVKAMGMRPENVILCDTKGVIYRGRTEGMNQWKSAHATSTPARTLMQALDGADVFFGLSVKGALTPEMLRAMAPKPILFAMANPDPEITPDEARAARPDCIIATGRSDYPNQVNNVLGFPFIFRGALDVRASTINDAMKIAAAEALAMLAREDVPEEVAGAGAGLALRFGPEYIIPNAFDPRLISRVSPAVAKAAIDSGVARRPLVDLQRYARDLATRLDATAGAMEAISESVRQNPRRVVFAEGEEEKVIRAAIAYRNAGFGTPVLVGREDRIAAITSAIGIPLPEGIEIHNARLSDSNRRYAEFLYAKRQRDGFLLRDCQRLVNQDRNVFGACMVAMGDADAIVTGSTRSYSVALEGISMAIDPVPGRVVFGVSIVVSRRAGTVLVADTAIHERPDAETLAGIARGSAAAARRLGLEPRVAFLSFSTFGDPRGTIPGSIRDAVRLLSEKGADFEFDGEMSADVALDPGLRATLYPFCRLTGPANVLVMPGMHAAHILTKAVPKLTGATVIGPLLTGMTHSAQIVPMQAGVNQMLDVACLAAHAAVKR